The following are encoded in a window of Phaseolus vulgaris cultivar G19833 chromosome 3, P. vulgaris v2.0, whole genome shotgun sequence genomic DNA:
- the LOC137807300 gene encoding CBL-interacting serine/threonine-protein kinase 4-like: MEPPLQQQPPPPPPPRSLIILGKYQLTRLLGRGSFAKVYQARSLIDGATFAVKIIDKAKTVDARMEPRIIREIDAMRRLHHHPNILKIHEVMATKTKIHLIVELATGGELFARISRRGRLPESTARRYFQQLVSALRFCHRNGVAHRDLKPQNLLLDGEGNLKVSDFGLSALPEHLKNGLLHTACGTPAYTAPEILRQNGGYDGSKADAWSCGLILYVFLAGYLPFDDTNIPAMCKRIYRRDYQFPDWITKPARYVIYKLLDPNPESRMGLEALFGNSWFKKSLRPETAEESAFGWDNVYVKGCYYEGAKCSGVNAFDIISMSSGLNLTRLFETTSDGGSRREKRFTSSARVEVVEEKVKEVGGVLGFKLEAGKTINGAIALLKGKVALVFEVLQIVPDQLLLVAVKVVEGGLEFEEHHWGHWKNALQDLVLSWHNDES; the protein is encoded by the coding sequence ATGGAACCGCCATTGCAACAGCAACCGCCGCCGCCGCCACCACCGCGCTCACTCATCATCCTCGGAAAATACCAGCTGACGCGCCTCCTCGGCCGTGGCAGCTTCGCCAAGGTCTACCAGGCACGATCCCTAATCGACGGCGCCACCTTCGCCGTCAAAATCATCGACAAGGCCAAAACCGTCGACGCCCGCATGGAGCCCCGCATAATCCGCGAGATCGACGCGATGCGCCGCCTCCACCACCACCCTAACATCCTTAAAATCCACGAAGTCATGGCCACGAAGACCAAAATCCACCTCATCGTGGAGCTCGCCACCGGTGGAGAGCTCTTCGCCAGAATCTCCCGTCGAGGCCGTTTGCCGGAGTCCACGGCTCGCCGGTACTTCCAGCAGCTGGTCTCCGCGCTCCGGTTCTGCCACCGCAACGGTGTGGCGCACCGCGACCTCAAGCCTCAGAACCTCCTCCTCGACGGCGAAGGCAACCTCAAGGTCTCCGACTTCGGCCTCTCCGCTCTGCCGGAGCATCTCAAGAACGGCCTTCTCCACACCGCATGTGGCACGCCAGCGTATACAGCGCCGGAGATCCTCCGCCAGAACGGCGGCTACGACGGGTCGAAGGCCGACGCCTGGTCCTGCGGCCTCATTCTCTACGTCTTCCTCGCCGGCTACCTTCCGTTCGACGACACAAACATTCCGGCGATGTGCAAGAGGATTTACCGGCGAGATTACCAGTTCCCTGACTGGATAACAAAACCGGCACGAtatgttatatataaattactGGACCCGAACCCGGAAAGCAGAATGGGGTTGGAGGCTCTGTTTGGGAACTCGTGGTTCAAGAAATCATTAAGACCCGAAACGGCAGAGGAAAGCGCGTTTGGGTGGGATAACGTTTATGTGAAGGGTTGTTACTACGAAGGGGCTAAGTGTTCGGGCGTGAACGCGTTTGACATAATATCAATGTCTTCGGGTTTGAATTTAACAAGGTTGTTTGAAACGACGTCAGATGGGGGTAGTAGGAGGGAAAAGAGATTCACTTCGAGTGCGCGCGTGGAGGTGGTGGAGGAGAAGGTTAAGGAAGTGGGTGGGGTTTTGGGGTTTAAGCTTGAGGCTGGGAAAACCATTAACGGTGCAATTGCCTTGTTAAAAGGAAAGGTCGCTTTGGTGTTTGAGGTGCTTCAGATTGTGCCCGATCAGCTTCTTTTGGTGGCTGTGAAGGTCGTGGAGGGTGGCTTAGAGTTCGAGGAGCATCACTGGGGCCATTGGAAAAATGCCTTGCAAGATCTCGTCCTTTCTTGGCACAACGATGAATCCTGA